The following coding sequences are from one Streptomyces sp. NBC_01485 window:
- a CDS encoding OsmC family protein: protein MATTRSAHTVWEGSLIEGNGVVSFDSSGAIAQQPVTWAARTQEANGKTSPEELIAAAHSSCFSMAFSHALAGAGTPPTKLVTSADVTFQPGEGITGIHLTVEGTVPGLDEDAFLAAAEQAKVNCPVSQALKAVPITLSAKLA from the coding sequence GTGGCCACCACGCGCTCCGCACACACCGTCTGGGAAGGCAGCCTGATCGAGGGCAACGGTGTCGTGTCCTTCGACTCCTCCGGCGCCATCGCCCAGCAGCCCGTGACCTGGGCCGCCCGTACCCAGGAGGCGAACGGAAAGACCAGCCCCGAGGAGCTGATCGCGGCCGCCCACTCCAGCTGCTTCTCCATGGCCTTCTCGCACGCCCTCGCCGGCGCGGGCACCCCGCCCACCAAGCTCGTCACCTCGGCCGACGTCACCTTCCAGCCGGGCGAGGGCATCACCGGCATCCACCTGACGGTGGAGGGCACCGTGCCCGGCCTCGACGAGGACGCCTTCCTCGCCGCCGCCGAACAGGCCAAGGTCAACTGCCCCGTCAGCCAGGCCCTCAAGGCCGTACCGATCACCCTGTCGGCCAAACTCGCCTGA
- a CDS encoding 4a-hydroxytetrahydrobiopterin dehydratase, with product MAVEALSQKEIEERLSELPGWSLDDGRLTRTYRLDSHFAATSLVIHVAQIQEELNHHSELTLGYNTVTLAVNTHSAGDAVTDLDAQLARRVEAVAPAHGAH from the coding sequence ATGGCCGTCGAAGCGCTGTCGCAGAAGGAGATCGAGGAGCGTCTGTCGGAGCTGCCCGGCTGGTCCCTGGACGACGGCCGCCTGACCCGCACCTACCGCCTCGACTCCCACTTCGCCGCGACCTCCCTGGTCATCCATGTCGCGCAGATCCAGGAGGAGCTCAACCACCACTCGGAGCTCACCCTCGGCTACAACACGGTCACCCTCGCCGTGAACACCCACAGCGCGGGCGACGCCGTCACCGACCTCGACGCCCAACTCGCCCGCCGGGTGGAGGCGGTGGCACCGGCCCACGGAGCGCACTGA
- a CDS encoding phage holin family protein → MRGVRWRRAVSQAGRSVAVWGVSTLTMLVLAGILPDFRLQSADGDSATTIAVTAAVGAGVFGVLSALVWPLLVRLLLLVPALVLGLLVFFLNGSLLLLALRLNPSGQSEAAPETAVIVAAVMSAVASATGGALAVRDDDAYRRRLYRLADRRRRGGPACPATPGTVFLQLDGVGHDVLAQAVCKGLMPTVARWLGDGDGGDGDGDGDGEGTGGGDGTRTQGSHSPTHRPTHRLTPWRTDWSSQTGASQLGILHGSNHDVPAFRWYEKDSGEVMVCNRPTSAAELQRRAVQRTGDGGLLSADGASRGNLFSGGADEQALVLSIAARRRSRETRSRSGYFAYFSDPANAVRTALSFVAEVVREIAQSTRARLREERPRVGRGGLYPFVRAFATVVERDVVVAAVTGDLLAGRTAVYADLVAYDEVAHHSGPLGRDTEQVLGRLDRALALIENVAEHAPRPYRIVVLSDHGQSPGETFRARYGLTLGDLVRAGSGLPVPRRAVGVPPGFRHWGSTHSGAEARAAVRAALRRPVEEGGEHHRPSGRRSEPEPIVLASGNLGLISFPDVPHRMSKEEIDARHPALLTTLANHPGIGFLLVRSEEHGGVVLGASGAELPLGQLDAEPGPLAAFGPGAADAVRRTHSFPHTADIMVNSFHDPADGEVLCFEEQIGSHGGLGGAQARAFLLSPLALSAPVGNDEILSGAEHVHRVLRRWLRESNGPQVPLDTAPEERAA, encoded by the coding sequence GTGCGTGGGGTGCGGTGGCGGCGGGCCGTCAGCCAGGCCGGGCGGAGCGTCGCGGTCTGGGGTGTCTCCACGCTCACGATGCTGGTGCTCGCGGGGATCCTGCCGGACTTCCGGCTGCAGTCCGCCGACGGCGACAGCGCCACCACCATCGCCGTGACCGCGGCCGTCGGCGCCGGTGTGTTCGGTGTGCTGTCGGCCCTGGTCTGGCCACTGCTGGTGCGCCTCCTCCTGCTCGTACCGGCGCTCGTCCTGGGCCTGCTGGTGTTCTTCCTCAACGGCTCGCTGCTGCTGCTCGCCCTGCGGCTGAACCCCTCCGGGCAGAGCGAGGCGGCCCCCGAGACCGCCGTCATCGTCGCCGCCGTGATGTCCGCCGTCGCCTCCGCGACGGGCGGCGCCCTGGCCGTGCGCGACGACGACGCCTACCGCCGCCGCCTGTACCGCCTCGCCGACCGCCGCCGAAGAGGCGGCCCCGCCTGCCCCGCCACGCCCGGCACCGTCTTCCTCCAACTCGACGGCGTCGGCCACGACGTGCTGGCGCAGGCCGTGTGTAAGGGACTGATGCCGACCGTCGCCCGCTGGCTCGGCGACGGCGACGGCGGCGACGGAGACGGAGACGGAGACGGCGAGGGAACCGGAGGCGGCGACGGAACCAGAACCCAAGGCAGCCACAGCCCCACCCACCGACCCACCCACCGCCTCACCCCCTGGCGCACCGACTGGTCCAGCCAGACCGGCGCCAGCCAGCTCGGCATCCTGCACGGCAGCAACCACGACGTGCCCGCCTTCCGCTGGTACGAGAAGGACAGCGGGGAGGTGATGGTCTGCAACCGTCCCACCAGCGCCGCCGAACTCCAGCGCCGCGCCGTCCAACGCACCGGCGACGGCGGGCTGTTGTCCGCCGACGGCGCCAGCCGCGGCAACCTCTTCAGCGGCGGCGCCGACGAACAGGCGCTCGTGCTGTCCATCGCCGCCCGTCGGCGCAGCCGGGAGACCCGCTCCCGGTCCGGCTACTTCGCCTACTTCTCCGACCCGGCCAACGCCGTACGCACCGCGCTGTCCTTCGTCGCCGAAGTGGTCCGCGAGATCGCCCAGTCCACCCGCGCCCGGCTGCGCGAGGAACGCCCGCGCGTCGGACGCGGCGGCCTCTACCCGTTCGTCCGCGCCTTCGCGACCGTCGTCGAACGGGACGTCGTCGTGGCCGCCGTGACGGGCGACCTGCTCGCCGGACGCACCGCCGTCTACGCCGACCTGGTGGCCTACGACGAGGTCGCGCACCACTCCGGGCCGCTCGGCCGGGACACCGAGCAGGTCCTCGGCCGCCTCGACCGGGCGCTCGCGCTGATCGAGAACGTCGCCGAGCACGCGCCCCGCCCGTACCGGATCGTCGTCCTGTCCGACCACGGCCAGAGCCCCGGCGAAACGTTCCGCGCCCGCTACGGCCTCACCCTCGGCGACCTGGTGCGGGCCGGCAGCGGGCTGCCCGTGCCGCGCAGGGCGGTGGGGGTCCCCCCAGGCTTTAGGCACTGGGGGAGTACCCACAGCGGCGCCGAGGCCCGCGCGGCCGTCCGCGCGGCGCTGCGCCGGCCCGTGGAGGAGGGCGGCGAACACCACCGGCCGTCCGGCCGCCGCTCGGAGCCGGAGCCGATCGTGCTGGCCTCGGGGAACCTGGGGCTGATCTCCTTCCCGGACGTGCCGCACCGGATGAGCAAGGAGGAGATCGACGCCCGCCACCCGGCCCTGCTGACCACCCTCGCGAACCACCCCGGCATCGGCTTCCTCCTGGTGCGCAGCGAGGAGCACGGCGGGGTCGTCCTCGGCGCGTCCGGCGCGGAGCTGCCGCTCGGCCAACTCGACGCGGAGCCCGGCCCGTTGGCCGCCTTCGGGCCCGGCGCGGCCGACGCCGTGCGCCGTACCCACTCCTTCCCGCACACCGCCGACATCATGGTCAACTCCTTCCACGACCCGGCCGACGGCGAGGTGCTCTGCTTCGAGGAGCAGATCGGCTCCCACGGCGGCCTCGGCGGCGCCCAGGCCAGAGCGTTCCTGCTGTCCCCGCTCGCCCTGTCCGCACCCGTCGGGAACGACGAGATCCTGTCCGGCGCGGAACACGTGCACCGCGTCCTGCGCCGCTGGCTGCGCGAGTCGAACGGACCCCAAGTGCCCCTGGACACGGCCCCGGAAGAGCGCGCCGCCTGA
- a CDS encoding helix-turn-helix domain-containing protein, which produces MSERRPAPTVGQVVLGRRLQELREAAGLGREEAARALRVAPATVRRMETADVALKVPYVQVLLETYGVPEDEAEAFVSLTEEANRPGWWQRFHDVLPEWFSLYVSLEGAARLIRSYEPHFVPGLLQTEDYARAVLEAGTVGRTTPESTERHVSLRMARQRLLAGADPPHLWVVMDETVLRRPVSVDAAVMAQQLDRLVEFAERDRITLQVAEFAAGPHPGTSAPFSLFRFAEPELPDMVVTEYLTGALYLDDRKEVSAHLEVLDHMTTHAACAQRTKEILRDVRASY; this is translated from the coding sequence GTGAGTGAACGACGGCCCGCGCCCACCGTGGGTCAGGTGGTTCTGGGCAGGCGGCTGCAGGAGTTGCGTGAGGCGGCCGGTCTCGGCCGTGAGGAGGCTGCCCGCGCGCTGCGCGTGGCCCCCGCGACCGTACGGCGCATGGAGACGGCCGACGTCGCGTTGAAGGTCCCGTACGTGCAGGTGCTGCTGGAGACGTACGGCGTGCCCGAGGACGAGGCCGAGGCGTTCGTCTCGCTCACCGAGGAGGCGAACCGGCCCGGCTGGTGGCAGCGGTTCCACGACGTGCTGCCCGAGTGGTTCAGCCTGTACGTGAGCCTGGAGGGCGCGGCCCGGCTGATCCGCTCGTACGAGCCGCACTTCGTGCCCGGGCTGCTGCAGACCGAGGACTACGCGCGCGCCGTGCTGGAGGCCGGGACGGTCGGGCGCACGACCCCGGAGTCGACCGAGCGGCACGTGTCGCTGCGCATGGCGCGCCAGCGGCTGCTGGCGGGCGCCGACCCGCCCCATCTGTGGGTGGTGATGGACGAGACGGTGCTGCGCCGCCCGGTGAGTGTGGACGCGGCCGTGATGGCCCAACAGCTCGACAGGCTCGTGGAGTTCGCCGAGCGCGACCGGATCACCCTGCAGGTCGCCGAGTTCGCGGCCGGTCCGCATCCGGGGACGTCCGCGCCGTTCTCGCTGTTCCGGTTCGCCGAGCCCGAACTGCCCGACATGGTCGTCACCGAGTACCTGACCGGCGCTCTGTACCTCGACGACCGCAAGGAGGTCTCCGCGCACCTGGAGGTCCTCGACCACATGACGACGCACGCCGCGTGCGCGCAGCGCACCAAGGAGATCCTGCGGGACGTCCGCGCGAGCTACTGA
- a CDS encoding glycerophosphodiester phosphodiesterase family protein, producing MPPRPAVSAHRGGAERFDAATREAYEDALASGAEYVEFDVRRTVDGVFVVHHDARVGGGGPPLSRLTYAELCGRAGYAVPVVEDVMTLVAGRLVGHLDLKETGYEREIVDRAITLLGRDGFVATSLEDVSVAAITRAFPGVRTALSLGRDRKEVGPARLAGTRASELFPMRRLRACGAHGVAVHQRLARATVLRRAAAHRLFIMVWTVNDDPGLRTFLADPRVDVLVTDRPRRAVELRGDPHRTPPLPQ from the coding sequence GTGCCACCCCGCCCCGCCGTCTCCGCCCACCGCGGCGGCGCCGAGCGCTTCGACGCCGCGACCCGGGAGGCGTACGAGGACGCGCTCGCCTCCGGTGCCGAGTACGTCGAGTTCGACGTCCGGCGGACCGTCGACGGCGTGTTCGTCGTCCACCATGACGCCCGGGTCGGCGGCGGCGGACCGCCGCTCTCCCGGCTCACGTACGCCGAGCTGTGCGGACGCGCCGGGTACGCCGTCCCTGTCGTCGAGGACGTGATGACGCTGGTCGCCGGGAGACTCGTCGGCCACCTGGACCTGAAGGAGACCGGTTACGAGCGGGAGATCGTCGACCGGGCGATCACCCTGCTCGGCCGGGACGGGTTCGTCGCCACCTCTCTGGAGGACGTCTCCGTCGCCGCGATCACCCGGGCCTTCCCCGGCGTGCGCACGGCCCTGTCGCTGGGGCGCGACCGCAAGGAGGTGGGGCCCGCACGGCTCGCGGGCACCCGGGCGAGTGAACTGTTCCCGATGCGGCGGCTGCGTGCCTGCGGGGCACACGGGGTGGCCGTGCACCAGCGGCTCGCCCGCGCCACCGTGCTGCGCCGGGCGGCCGCGCACCGGCTCTTCATCATGGTCTGGACGGTCAACGACGACCCCGGCCTGCGGACGTTCCTCGCCGACCCCCGGGTGGACGTACTCGTCACGGACCGGCCGAGGCGCGCGGTGGAGCTGCGCGGCGACCCGCACCGGACCCCGCCGCTCCCTCAGTAG